The Oncorhynchus clarkii lewisi isolate Uvic-CL-2024 chromosome 20, UVic_Ocla_1.0, whole genome shotgun sequence nucleotide sequence caatcacccacaaacaaacagtgcaacccaggctacctaagtatgattctcaatcagagacaactaatgacacctgcctctgattgagaaccatactaggccgaaaacatagaaatgccctaaaacatagaaaaacaaacagactgcccacccaactcacgccctgaccatactaaataaatacaaaacaacggaaatgaaggtcagaacgtgacaaatgaatcatgatttttattttattttatttaacctttatttaactaggcaagtcagttaagaacaaattcttatttacaatgacggcctaccgaaaggctcctgcggggacggaggctgggattaaaataaataaataacataaatataggacaaaacacacatcatgacaagagagacaacacaacaccacataaagagagacgtaAGACatcaacatagcaaggcagcaacacatgacaacacagcatggtagtaacacaacataacaacaacatggtagcaacacaacatggtagcagcacaaaacatggtacaaacattattgggcacagacaacagcacaaagggcaagaaggtagagacaacaatacatcatgcaaagcagccacaactcagtaagagtgtccatgattgagtcttttattgaagagattgagattaaactgtccagtttgagtgtttgttgcagctcgttccagtcgctagctgcagcgaactgaaaagacgagcgacccagggatgtgtgtgctttggggacctttaacagaatgtgactggcagaacaggtgttgtatgtggaggatgagggctgcagtagatatctcagataggggggagtgaggcctaagagggttttataaataagcatcaaccagtgggtcttgctatgggtatacagagatgaccagtttacagaggagtatagagtgcagtgatgtgtcctataaggagcattggtggcaaatctgatggccgaatggtaaagaacatctagccgctcgagagcaccctaacctgccgatctataaattaccactctgtaatctagcatgggtcggatggtcatctgaatcagggttagtttggcagctggggtgaaagaggagtgattacgatagaggaaaccaagtctagatttaactttatcctgtagctttgatatgtgctgagagaaggacagtgtaccgtctagccatactcccaagtacttgtatgaggtgactacctcaagctctaaaccctcagaggtagtaataacacctgtgggaggaAGGGCATtcttctaataataataatatttataattatatttataattatatttATAATCCTTTAATGTAGGAAGCCTTTCAAGTAATTCCATCCAAAATCAagttgtaggtttggagtttcgattgggagtgaaggttatgttgtttaGGGTAGAATCCTGTAAATGTCTTGGTGACACAGTGAAGGTTGTGTTTtgtagagagattttgctgaggtcattgcatTGTTTGTGATAGAGTTTTTGCCTGTATatgtatgttctgtgagtttgttgcatCACAGCTCATGATGAGGGGCGAACTTCATCAACATTAGATATGATGGTTATTTGATGTCCTCTGTTTCTCaaaaattgtttaatattctgtttcatttgttcccaggggggaaggggaaggcaccttgggagtgcttaggcaagaggcccgcgggcatacatatacccgtagtatattcactgtctaggcacactaggtaagacctgggttgaccactccctgtattttggttagggcaccaggtggtgctaaattaggtaagtagtgggtaggcaggtaagataggagaggggggctttgagatttactttctttgctttggttccgtccagcccttttccccatattaccgtgtacaggaataaagtccttgtaaaacggtaccacattctgcctgttgtcatccttactcgcacctacagtccatacctttttcacttcacagagagtttagttgtagcagggagttgcgttccctcttcatagaggcgtgcgtaacacccccaaaaatctatgtttgtctaactctaaatctatctatttttaaaaacatgctgaaaaatgtgggagctcatctgctcatgacctctctctctctcgcacatgTTATCATTCTACAATTACCTATCGCaattcatccctccattctcccatggtgtctcactagggacttgaacctctcccaattcatccctccattctcccatgGTGTCACACTAGGGACTTGAACCTCTCCCaattcatccctccattctcccatggtgtctcactagggacttgaacctctcccaattcatccctccattctcccatgGTGTCACACTAGGGACTTGAACCTCTCCCAATTCATCCCTCCATTATCCCATGGTGTCACACTAGGGACTTGAACCTACCCATCTGCAACATTTTACCCAAGAGCACAATGATATGTCCTATTGACTGACTGTGGTCCTTCAAATCCCCCAGCAATACAGTTTGCAGGTGCAACAGCACCCTGACATTATGGACCATTCCTGGACTCCAAAAACAAGCCACCGATGGACAGCACCAAAAGAGATGCTCTATTGATTCTGTTTCTGTATTCTCCAGAGACTGCACTGGTCTGACTGTTGAAGACCCCGTATACTGAGCATTCTTTTTGTAGTGAGAATGTTATTTAATAGCATAAAATAAAACGAACGAATTAATGCATCAATTGtataaaaaacaaatatatatatcagttcataaacccgATGCCATGGTATTAGGACATCAAAAATCTGTTTTCAACTATCTCGAATTTGATGTGGCATAGTTGTCACTCCTCTTCACCGTAAGTGAAACTGATACGATACATTTTGCGATTTATATGAGTCGTTTTAAGCCTTTTATAATTTTTGAATTGGTGAAAGACAAACTAATTCATTAATTTCTCTGTTGAGAAACAGCCTGTCGGGCTGTGTCACTGCATGGTACTTCTCAAAACcgattggaggagaaggtcagaggggcaGGACATCTGACTTTCTTATCCAATGGggtttttgagaaggaggcaaggaAACGCGATCATCGTGTTTACATGAACCAACATGGCGTCATGCAGCAGATCGCAGGTGATCTCCTTGTACAGGATGCTTATAAAAGAGAGCAAAAAATTCCCCTCCTACAATTATAGGTAAGGGATTTAATGTAGCTACACTGGTTGGAATTATATACGTGTTCAATCTAATGTTGATATAACTAGCTTTACAGTAAGTTCAACCTGTATTTCACAACGTCGTTAGACAGTCGATAACGTTTCCATTGCTAGAAGTTGTGGAAAGCACAACTTCTTAGTGTGAGTTTCTAGGACCATATTTTTATATAAtatatttactttaaaaaaagatGTATTGCGCTGTAACGTTACAGGTAGCTTAGCTAACTAGGTTTTTTTTATGAGGTGTATCGTTGCTAGCTAGCTCACGCTGGCGAAAGTAGTGAACGTATTCACACAAAACACTTTGGGCTTTGCAAAGATCTGACACCAATGATATGATAGTTAACTATCTAGTGGTTACCTTGACAGGATCTAGCTACGTGGACGAAGCAATTAAACTCACCTCGATAAACTGCTAGTGGTAGCAGTTTTTCCTATATTTTCCACTTGCCTAAGTCAAGACAGGAACAACAGCGTCCGCTAGCGCCCTCTCTAGGCTACAAACAAATGTAGGTATGATTcgcattatttttttttaatactgCACAATAACAAGCCTGCAAGGCGAGCATACAgtaggctttttttttttattacgtCTGAAATGTTTGTTGAATGACAATGCAAGTAACGCAACTTATATAAAAACATTTATCCACCAGATTTAAGATGTATTTACTTTTTGCTCCTGCCTTTCAGAACATATGCCCTGCGCAGGGTAAAGGATAGCTTCAGGGAGAATCTCCATGTTGACAACCCAAAAACTCTGGACATGCTGCTCAACCAGGCCAGAGAGAATCTTGCTGTCATCAAGAGACAGGTGAGTGACTCTTCAGTAGTGTTGATTTAGATGTGCATATTATGGATGTTAATTGTTAGTAGAATAGCCTATTCAAATATTCAGTGAGACTTTGTACATGAGTTAAGCAATGCCTTGTGAATTGTGAAATAAATAGTAGCTTATCAATATTCAGAAATATTTGTCTCAAACGCAAGGGTTCAGTGAGTACAAACACACCTGACGATGGCCCAACGGCCAAGTGTTGCTCTTGTTGCCTCTAAAACAAATAGCATAACAAAACTTTGAAAGTCAAATTTTTGAGGGCAGACCTTATACAAATCCATCTACTCCAGTCCATACAACCTATTATAGGCTATAAAAAGTCAGAAAACATCTGTGCATTGTCATGTAAACACTTATTGATTGTTCTCTTTCCATTGCAGGTGTCCATTGGCCAGATGTACACTGCTCAGAGGACCATTGTGGAGGAAACTGGAGTGCACAGGGACCTCTGagtttgtagtggtggtggtggtggtgttgttgtgatTGTTGTTATCATAGGATGTCTTGGACCACATTTTGGACAGTTAAAGTCATGTTTTGCTATGGTAACAGCACTGAGGAAAGGCTTTAGTCCCAGAAAGCACTTACACCAGACAACATTTCTCTCTGATGTATTGAAATGTATGATCTCTTTTTAAAACTCTTTACTCATGTTATCATTTATATGTATTTGTAACAGCTTGTAAGTGATATGTAATACCCTTTTGTTGCAATGACTGCAGCATCTCAATTAAACAGTAATATGTGCAGTATGTGGTTTTAGAGTTTGGCTGGATGTTTTTATAATACTATTTAATATTTCACATGATTTACACTCAATGTTTAAATTTCACTACTTCTGGTGTCTAAGCCACAGATTATTATAAATTCATGCTCTGCTTGTTGAGTCACGCCTTGTGACGATCACAGAAGACACCGTTTGTGTATGTACTATGGCAGATGTTTAACTTGTGCTTGCTGTTTGTTGAAGCTCAGATTAGAGAAACTAATTCACGACTGAACATGTGATAAACATGAGCGCAATCTGGCCAAATTGCCATAAATTAAGCGGATATCAatgaatataaaatgtattattagctTTGTCTCTAATGAAATACAGTAACTAAAGCTTAAAGGGGTAATCTACATTTCAAACACTGATGCAGCACACcgccacatttttttttttttagataaacagctgagggatggggctggagaaatataacaactctcaaattcatagacgggGCTATGGAGgcaaggactgaccattcatAAGATGAAAGTTTGTAAACAGACACGGTATAGCTTCAAAACATGATGTGGTAAGACAGTTGAACTATACTCATTGGGCATTTATTTATAAATATTCTCCATTAATCAATGGCAACAGTAAGTCAATTGATGCAGCACTCGCTGATTGCTCctttaataatacattttaacgTGACAAATGATAAATATGGAACTGATAGACTCTGACAAGAACTGCCGTAAAGTGCTCTATTCTTAACACTGCTCAACCTTGCAGTATTCGTCTGTCTGTTATTGTTTTGTTCTCACAGAAATGACCACAATCTAATACAAATAAATGGGAGAGTGCTCTGGTGAGATATTCAGGTAAGGCACATAATGCATGTGAACCTCCTCTCCTACCAGATACTTTTTCCCGATCCGTCACAAGCAGtgggggctgctgaggggaggacagcacGAATTGAATGGCATTGTTACCTTTCCACTTataccactccagccattaccacacgcccatcctccccaattaaggtgccaccaacctcctgtgatttaCATGTACATCTTGTGTATCTGGAAATGTCTGCTATAAATGACTACTCGTGGCTTCATCAGCATGCAGTACTAATTTCCATTTCATACGTCATGATCTTTCAGCAGATATACCAGGCAGTGGAAATTCAAGCTTATATCATGTCGAACACGAGGGTCACGAGGGTCTTCCCTAAAGGTGCAATCTGTAAGATTTTCTGCTGCTCGTTGGTCATTTCAACTAtgctgagcaaaaatataaatggaacattgaacaatttcattgattttactaagttacagttcatatgaggaaatcagtcaattgaaataaattcatcaggccataatctatggatttcacatgactgggaatacacatatgcatcttttggtcacagataccttaaaaaaatgggcctcaagtatttttgtgcattcaaattgccatcgataaaatgcaattgtgttcgcaacgttgacatcagcaaactgcaaacccacacaacgccatacacgtggtctgcggcttTGAAGACGGTTGGACGTGGTGCCAAATTCTCTATAATGACGTTGAATgcggcttatgatagagaaattaacattcaattatttggcaacagctctggtggacattactgcagtcagcatgccgattacatgctccctcaaaacttgagacatctgtggcattgtgttgagtGACCAAACAGCACATtttatagtggccttttatttcccccagcacaaggtgcacctgtgtaatgatcatgctgtttgatcAGCTGTGGCACCTATCAGGtagatgaattatcttggcaaatgagaaatgctcactaataaggatgtaaacaaatttgtgcacaacatttgagagaaataagccatttgtgtgtatggaacatttctgggatcttttatttcagctcatgaaacatgggaccaacacaacATGTGTTTAGATTTATTTCTCAATGTAATTGAAGCTCCTTCATATTTTATGAATGTGGATACATTGATTGGTATTTTTTTATGTGTATTTTTaccagtgcaagaggcgtcactacagccacTCAGGTTtcgatttcaggctgtatcacatctggccatgattgggagtcccatagggcagcgcacaattgaccAAGCATCGTCCGGGGTTGgcaggggtaggccatcattgtaaataagaatatgttattaactgacttgcctagtttaatttaaaaaataaaataaaatttaaagAAGCTTTTAAACAAATGTGTAACTTCAACTGCACAGTCTCCACACCTAGaacacatgcactcactcacacacacacacacacacacacacacacacacacacacacacacacacacacacacatcacaactgctgctgcAAAACTCTTATTTATtattgctaaatactgcacaatttaaaaaCTTGCCCCCCAATCCCCCCTTCCACAAAatatgtaaatattggactataaattgtgccttcctgtattatacttatgcttaaatgtgtattctattctactgagccatttactttacgttcgtattcttatcttttattatttgttattgttgttgcattgtcgagaaggaacctgcaagtaagcatttggtTGGACAGCCATGCGTATtttgtacatacgactaataaaacttgaaactgatgtttcaaaataaatgtaatgaAATGTAATTCCTTGACCACTACAGATCTTACGTATGGGACATCTCATCTAATGCACATTTCTGTTGGCAGGCCAGGGCCACGTTTGGTTGCCTAACATTCtcgaacgttgcagatagaaatgctgTCAATAGAGATTATGTGATTCCTTATACTACATGTAAGAGAGGtatgtttgttctacatagcatatttctatctgaacgatCCAACACGTCGCGTCCTTCTGAACGAGCAAAAGGCATATTTGATGGTTTGGACAAAGACTACAGGTTTCTAAACTGTGGTTTAGAGTTTTGCTATGGTCACTATTGGCTACTTTAAACACGCGATTGGCTACTTTAAACACGTGACAAGCAAGCACGCTGGCTCTCTAGCCGGAAGTAGTTTACACGTTCAGATAggaacatactgtatttcacatgTTTGATTCACAAGTGTGTGTATAGCTAAATGTCTTTGGTTTAAATGTGTTTAGATTTGTTGTTTTTGATACAAGTCTAACAAAATGTA carries:
- the LOC139375824 gene encoding LYR motif-containing protein 4, translated to MASCSRSQVISLYRMLIKESKKFPSYNYRTYALRRVKDSFRENLHVDNPKTLDMLLNQARENLAVIKRQVSIGQMYTAQRTIVEETGVHRDL